From the Bacteroidota bacterium genome, one window contains:
- a CDS encoding lysozyme — protein MRTGQKGLDLIKAEEGFRSKMYICPAGYPTIGYGTVIDTKEEDYLKYTQITPIEAEGLLKRDLEIFEHAINQLVRVRINQDQFDALASFVYNLGPDNFRKSTLLRLINQNPSDPTIWKEFQKWVHAGGKKLPGLVRRREREANLYFSKEQ, from the coding sequence ATGAGGACCGGACAAAAAGGACTTGACCTGATCAAAGCTGAAGAAGGCTTCCGGTCGAAAATGTATATCTGCCCAGCAGGTTATCCCACAATTGGCTATGGTACAGTGATCGACACCAAGGAAGAGGACTATCTGAAATACACCCAGATCACTCCCATCGAGGCAGAGGGATTACTTAAAAGGGATCTGGAAATATTTGAGCATGCAATTAACCAGTTGGTCCGGGTCAGAATTAATCAGGATCAATTTGATGCCCTGGCATCATTCGTTTATAACCTTGGTCCGGATAATTTCCGGAAATCCACTTTACTCAGACTGATCAATCAGAACCCATCTGACCCAACCATCTGGAAAGAATTCCAGAAGTGGGTCCATGCAGGCGGAAAAAAATTGCCCGGGTTGGTCCG